A genomic window from Geotrypetes seraphini chromosome 18, aGeoSer1.1, whole genome shotgun sequence includes:
- the LOC117351546 gene encoding uncharacterized protein LOC117351546 codes for MPPRIRLSFPNLLPTISETQEEILQDITNGKRCFGNFYINSDACSSDDYRQSICQLARPTFPTLADNVNQAWCSGTFRNIKNDHGLPRLPETQLVNASLQCKESPNTILMGKVSLELFHVKSNSCFRADPLEQLYALTQKTAHSKDSTNDVNSKTHYKQLENFSLCPNRRKHGPVLFAQETMEGKQNLSRVFSFPRLNSPRPMQRENSCPELNRMETSGTMAHSEVDSRVVREGTVSINEKIARPHKPEENLTGKRGSRRQDVLIKSEAIWEREDLETLKHNDASRGEILNSPKFSEYLMSDRVLFHNWISECKSAWKEAKTKAGLLPAIAEI; via the coding sequence atgCCACCAAGAATAAGACTGAGTTTTCCAAACCTCCTCCCAACGATATCAGAAACCCAGGAAGAAATTCTGCAAGACATCACAAACGGAAAGAGGTGTTTTGGAAACTTTTATATCAACTCAGACGCTTGTTCCAGTGACGATTACCGTCAGTCCATTTGCCAACTAGCAAGACCCACGTTCCCGACTCTTGCCGACAACGTCAACCAAGCTTGGTGTTCGGGAACGTTCAGAAACATCAAAAATGATCATGGGCTGCCAAGGCTACCAGAAACACAGCTAGTGAACGCTAGCCTGCAATGTAAGGAAAGCCCAAACACTATCCTGATGGGAAAGGTCAGCCTAGAACTTTTCCATGTAAAGTCGAACTCGTGTTTTAGGGCTGATCCTCTCGAGCAACTCTATGCACTCACCCAGAAAACAGCTCACAGCAAAGATTCAACGAATGATGTAAACTCAAAGACTCATTATAAGCAACTTGAAAATTTCAGCCTTTGCCCTAATAGAAGGAAGCAtggacctgttctttttgctCAAGAAACAATGGAAGGAAAGCAAAATCTATCAAGAGTATTCAGCTTCCCAAGGCTGAACTCCCCAAGACCAATGCAAAGGGAGAACAGCTGTCCAGAGCTGAATAGAATGGAAACATCTGGAACAATGGCACACTCAGAAGTAGATTCGAGAGTAGTAAGAGAAGGGACAGTCTCTATCAATGAAAAAATAGCACGCCCCCATAAACCTGAAGAAAATCTTACTGGAAAGAGAGGCTCAAGAAGGCAAGATGTTTTGATAAAATCGGAAGCCATCTGGGAAAGAGAAGACCTGGAAACCTTAAAACACAATGACGCTTCAAGAGGCGAGATCCTAAATTCACCAAAGTTCTCAGAATACTTGATGTCGGACAGAGTTTTATTCCACAACTGGATCTCAGAGTGCAAAAGCGCTTGGAAAGAAGCAAAGACCAAAGCCGGTCTTCTTCCTGCCATTGCAGAAATATAA